From Syntrophales bacterium, the proteins below share one genomic window:
- the dctP gene encoding TRAP transporter substrate-binding protein DctP produces the protein MGKITRRDFLTTAGTGIVMLGLSDRWLTEAFAAPPTYTGVTYLTPAYKDLFPPIVTFVDRLKKHPDLLKMDFFDSGTLVKADEQVSALRAGTIQFMFHTTSYITRNYPILGLLGLPSLCDNLYEHGERLAMESPLWKLINDSLAKDNTFMLTAGGGILEPEYIWSGKNRIASLADLKGKRIRTVAFEAEEVLKAYGVGGARVPSSELYLAVQRGTVDATLANISTIMGRKIYEQVKYCYKLPMTGFSIAIFFLKDKWDKLPDKIKAAFWDASQEFDRTYAADINRKFYPEQFWPQLQKAGLQIFKPTAAELKDFEEKSMPVWAWWKKQVGEETGQKAINLALGKG, from the coding sequence ATGGGAAAAATCACACGCAGAGATTTCTTAACAACGGCAGGGACAGGCATTGTCATGCTCGGCTTGTCCGATCGCTGGCTCACCGAGGCGTTTGCCGCGCCGCCGACTTATACGGGCGTCACCTATCTGACCCCCGCCTACAAAGACCTCTTCCCGCCGATCGTCACGTTTGTTGATCGCCTGAAGAAACATCCCGACCTGCTGAAGATGGACTTCTTCGATTCCGGAACCCTTGTCAAGGCGGACGAACAGGTGTCGGCGCTGCGGGCGGGGACAATCCAGTTCATGTTCCACACGACCTCGTACATCACGCGCAACTACCCGATTCTTGGCCTTCTCGGGCTCCCCAGCCTCTGTGACAACCTCTACGAACACGGGGAGCGACTCGCGATGGAAAGCCCCCTGTGGAAGCTGATCAACGATTCCCTGGCAAAGGACAATACCTTCATGCTGACCGCGGGCGGCGGCATCCTCGAGCCGGAATACATCTGGAGCGGAAAGAACAGAATCGCCAGCCTTGCCGACCTGAAAGGAAAGCGCATCCGGACGGTCGCCTTCGAAGCGGAAGAGGTGCTGAAAGCTTATGGCGTCGGCGGCGCGCGCGTACCCTCTTCGGAGCTTTACCTCGCCGTTCAGCGCGGGACCGTAGATGCAACGCTTGCCAACATCAGCACGATCATGGGGCGAAAAATCTACGAGCAGGTCAAATATTGCTACAAGCTGCCGATGACCGGTTTCTCGATAGCGATTTTTTTCCTCAAAGACAAGTGGGACAAACTCCCCGACAAGATAAAAGCCGCTTTCTGGGATGCGTCCCAAGAGTTTGACCGCACCTACGCAGCCGACATTAACCGGAAATTTTATCCGGAACAGTTCTGGCCGCAGTTGCAAAAGGCGGGGCTCCAGATATTCAAACCCACCGCAGCTGAATTGAAGGACTTTGAAGAAAAGAGCATGCCTGTCTGGGCATGGTGGAAAAAACAGGTCGGGGAGGAAACCGGCCAGAAGGCGATTAACCTCGCCTTGGGGAAAGGCTGA
- a CDS encoding GntR family transcriptional regulator, whose protein sequence is MSDNRKAPIYVQLAETLKGRILQEEYRAGELLAPARDLEQEFGVSAITIRKAMSILVQEGYVEPKQGVGTRVTKRPEEIVELKLSGNFWNWADSALTRNLQTETEVLELATVPCPRRIAELLHTKGSAPIWRMKRIRKLNGHPASFIVNYALPELMSGVNKEMFLKQPFLTVFRDHCGVQLASVEQMVRATVADIDTSAKLGIGFGEALFLVENTYMDMSQAPVEVSCIHFRGDLYVYKTKISF, encoded by the coding sequence ATGAGCGACAATCGAAAAGCACCCATCTACGTCCAGCTTGCCGAAACACTGAAAGGCCGCATCCTGCAGGAGGAATACCGGGCAGGGGAGCTGCTCGCCCCCGCCCGCGATCTTGAACAGGAATTCGGGGTAAGCGCCATAACCATCCGCAAGGCGATGAGCATCCTCGTTCAGGAGGGGTATGTAGAACCGAAACAGGGCGTGGGAACAAGGGTTACCAAGCGCCCCGAGGAAATTGTGGAACTTAAATTGTCCGGCAATTTTTGGAACTGGGCCGATTCCGCGCTGACCAGAAATTTGCAGACGGAGACAGAGGTGCTGGAGCTTGCCACCGTTCCCTGTCCCCGAAGGATAGCCGAGTTGCTCCACACAAAAGGCAGTGCCCCGATATGGCGCATGAAGCGGATTAGAAAGTTAAATGGACATCCTGCCTCCTTTATCGTCAACTACGCCCTTCCCGAGCTGATGTCCGGCGTCAATAAGGAAATGTTCTTAAAACAGCCCTTTCTCACCGTCTTTCGCGATCATTGCGGCGTGCAGTTGGCCAGCGTCGAACAAATGGTGCGCGCAACCGTCGCCGACATCGATACCTCCGCAAAACTGGGAATAGGTTTCGGAGAGGCGTTGTTCCTTGTTGAAAATACCTACATGGACATGTCCCAAGCGCCGGTCGAAGTCTCCTGCATCCATTTTCGCGGCGACCTATACGTCTATAAAACAAAAATATCTTTTTAG
- a CDS encoding TRAP transporter large permease yields the protein MITFLIVLALILILLFAGLPVAFSLGSASVLLLFFYDLPLKIIGSTVFGSLDSFVLLAIPLFVMMSQVLLDGRIGDDLFDTVNVWVRHLPGGLAIATVIACAFFAAITGSGAASAATIGMVAYPAMLARGYDKKFTLGLLGTGGTLGILIPPSIPLIIYGEVAEESVGRLFMAGVVPGIVLTTILVLYAAFRSVRGGYQRLEPASWPERLRVTRKNLWGIMLPVIILGGIYSGIFTPTEAAAAGLVYSLFITLFIYRTIRLRDVPEIGLKSAATSCMIAMIITGAMLFGRVMTLLEIPQQLTELIIQWKLSPLMFVVAMNILMILLGCILETVSIILLTMPLVVPIIHTLGIDPIWYAIVLTVNMEMALVTPPVGMNLYVISGLAPEIRMAEVIRGITPFIIILFLFLVLTIAFPAMSTWLPSVM from the coding sequence ATGATAACATTTCTCATTGTCCTTGCCCTCATTTTAATTCTGCTTTTTGCCGGATTGCCGGTGGCCTTTTCCCTCGGCTCGGCCTCGGTGTTGCTGCTGTTTTTTTACGACCTGCCGCTGAAGATTATCGGCAGCACCGTTTTCGGCTCGCTGGACAGCTTCGTTCTGCTGGCCATTCCGCTTTTTGTCATGATGAGCCAAGTGCTGCTCGACGGCCGGATCGGGGATGACCTGTTCGATACCGTCAATGTTTGGGTCCGCCATCTGCCGGGAGGGCTCGCGATCGCGACCGTTATTGCCTGCGCGTTCTTCGCGGCGATCACCGGCTCCGGGGCCGCTTCGGCCGCGACGATCGGGATGGTGGCGTATCCCGCGATGCTGGCGCGGGGATATGACAAGAAATTTACGCTGGGATTGCTGGGAACCGGCGGCACGCTGGGGATACTCATCCCGCCCAGCATTCCGCTTATCATCTACGGCGAGGTGGCCGAGGAGTCTGTCGGCAGGCTTTTTATGGCCGGAGTCGTTCCCGGGATTGTCCTGACGACGATTCTGGTTCTGTACGCGGCCTTTCGCAGCGTCAGAGGAGGTTATCAGCGTCTTGAGCCCGCGTCCTGGCCGGAGAGGCTGCGGGTGACGAGAAAGAACCTCTGGGGCATCATGCTGCCGGTTATAATTCTGGGCGGCATTTACAGCGGCATTTTCACGCCTACCGAGGCCGCCGCCGCCGGGCTGGTTTACAGCCTCTTCATCACGCTGTTCATTTATCGCACCATTCGCTTACGCGATGTTCCGGAGATTGGCCTCAAATCGGCAGCCACTTCGTGCATGATCGCGATGATTATCACCGGAGCGATGCTGTTCGGCAGGGTTATGACTTTGCTGGAGATTCCCCAGCAGCTCACGGAACTTATCATTCAGTGGAAACTTTCCCCTCTCATGTTCGTGGTGGCGATGAATATTCTGATGATTCTCCTGGGGTGCATTCTGGAGACCGTCTCGATCATCCTGTTGACGATGCCGCTGGTTGTTCCGATCATCCATACGCTGGGGATCGACCCGATCTGGTACGCGATCGTGCTTACCGTCAATATGGAGATGGCGCTGGTGACGCCGCCCGTCGGGATGAACCTCTACGTCATCAGCGGGCTTGCTCCGGAGATCCGCATGGCGGAGGTGATCAGGGGCATAACGCCCTTTATCATCATCCTCTTTCTTTTCCTTGTTTTAACGATCGCTTTCCCGGCGATGAGCACCTGGTTGCCGTCGGTTATGTGA
- a CDS encoding 3-isopropylmalate dehydrogenase — MSGKTTFTIAVLPGDGTGPEVIREALKALEAAGSRDQLHFDLHHYDLGGERFLKTGEILPESVLAEIAKMDAIMLGAIGHPDVKPGILEKGLLLELRFRLDQYINLRPVALYDGVETPLKNKGPKEIDFAVVRENTEGLYTGGGGFLRKGTQQEVAIQESINTRYGVERCIRYAFEYCRKRGKRKKLTLCGKTNVLTYAFDLWERVFHLVAAEYPDVTTDYAHVDAVSMWMIKNPEWFDVIVTDNLFGDIITDIGAMIQGGLGIAAGGNINPAGVSMFEPIGGSAPKYAGQNVINPLAAIMAASMMLEHLGQSAAAARVENAVKKALIQDIRSLASGNMGRGTKEVGDLIADYIAKG, encoded by the coding sequence ATGAGCGGAAAAACGACATTTACCATCGCCGTCCTTCCCGGCGACGGCACCGGTCCGGAGGTGATCCGGGAGGCGCTGAAAGCCCTGGAAGCGGCAGGGAGCCGCGACCAGCTCCACTTCGATCTGCACCACTATGATCTCGGCGGCGAGCGGTTTCTCAAGACAGGCGAAATCCTTCCGGAAAGCGTTCTGGCGGAAATTGCAAAAATGGATGCGATTATGCTCGGGGCAATCGGCCACCCAGACGTGAAGCCGGGCATCCTGGAAAAGGGTCTGCTTTTGGAGTTGCGCTTCCGGCTGGATCAGTACATCAACCTCCGGCCGGTTGCCCTTTATGACGGCGTGGAAACGCCGTTGAAGAACAAGGGCCCCAAAGAGATTGACTTTGCCGTCGTCCGGGAAAACACGGAGGGTCTGTACACCGGCGGGGGGGGGTTCCTGAGAAAAGGAACTCAACAGGAAGTGGCGATCCAGGAGTCAATCAACACCCGCTACGGCGTCGAGCGCTGTATTCGCTATGCCTTCGAATACTGCCGAAAACGGGGCAAACGCAAGAAACTGACGCTCTGCGGCAAAACGAACGTCCTGACCTATGCGTTTGATCTCTGGGAACGGGTCTTTCACCTGGTGGCGGCGGAATACCCGGATGTAACCACCGATTACGCCCATGTTGACGCGGTTTCCATGTGGATGATCAAGAACCCGGAATGGTTCGACGTAATCGTCACCGACAATCTGTTCGGAGACATCATCACCGACATCGGCGCGATGATCCAGGGCGGGCTGGGAATCGCCGCCGGCGGCAACATCAACCCCGCCGGGGTTTCGATGTTTGAACCCATCGGCGGTTCGGCGCCGAAATACGCCGGACAAAACGTTATCAATCCGCTGGCCGCGATCATGGCGGCCTCCATGATGCTCGAACATCTGGGACAATCCGCCGCGGCAGCGCGCGTCGAAAATGCGGTAAAAAAGGCGCTTATCCAGGACATCCGCAGCCTCGCTTCCGGAAACATGGGCCGAGGCACAAAAGAAGTAGGCGATTTGATTGCTGATTATATCGCCAAGGGATGA
- a CDS encoding TRAP transporter small permease subunit: protein MMEKIRAIIEKSNLYLGIISGMGILFMGLILAYEVVCRYIFNAPTIWTQEVSIYLFMWTMLAASSYTLQTGKHVRVDLLLERMRVRTRLLTEGATGIVGALYCLIVAQQAWQMLAMSIEYGKLSATPLRVPLWIPQSALLIGFVLLTLQFIIIVLKRLSELRAIGNRGAVR from the coding sequence ATGATGGAGAAAATCCGGGCGATCATTGAAAAAAGCAACCTCTATTTAGGAATTATCAGCGGGATGGGGATCCTTTTCATGGGACTGATCCTGGCTTACGAGGTTGTCTGCCGCTATATTTTTAACGCACCGACGATCTGGACACAGGAGGTTTCCATCTACCTGTTCATGTGGACGATGCTCGCGGCTTCGTCTTATACGCTTCAGACCGGCAAGCACGTGCGCGTAGATCTGCTCTTGGAGAGAATGCGCGTCAGAACAAGGCTGCTTACGGAGGGGGCGACCGGCATTGTCGGCGCCTTGTATTGCCTGATTGTTGCGCAGCAGGCCTGGCAGATGCTGGCCATGTCGATTGAATACGGAAAGCTGTCGGCCACCCCGCTGCGGGTGCCTCTGTGGATACCTCAGTCGGCCCTGCTGATCGGTTTTGTGCTGCTTACCCTGCAATTTATCATAATCGTTCTGAAGAGGTTATCGGAATTGCGCGCCATAGGAAACAGGGGGGCAGTCAGATGA
- a CDS encoding hydroxymethylglutaryl-CoA lyase — MKSSESRKIHIREVAPRDGFQSWPEFVPTEKKITVIRRLLEAGITEMETTSFVSPKAIPQMRDAAEVMAGLPKNRCIHSPLVPNLKGAQLALDHGADKLVVVISTTDAHNLANVRRTVAESVTDLQAIFTLARERNKPVMGALAVAFGCPYQGDVSDDEVYRLADAYINGGAASVILADTTGMATPTRIIKMIKGFTSRFPQIPYSLHLHNNRGTAMANLYAALEAGADTFDAALGGIGGCPNVPLAAGNLPTEDVVFMLEDMGYDTGIDLLKIIEAAQQLESILGRTLPGQVMKSGPRDPLLAAAICGITH; from the coding sequence ATGAAATCGTCAGAATCAAGAAAGATACATATTCGCGAAGTCGCGCCCCGCGACGGTTTCCAGTCCTGGCCGGAATTCGTCCCGACCGAAAAAAAAATCACCGTCATCCGCCGGCTGCTCGAAGCGGGGATAACGGAGATGGAAACCACCTCCTTTGTGAGCCCCAAGGCGATACCCCAGATGCGCGACGCGGCAGAAGTTATGGCGGGACTCCCCAAAAACAGATGCATCCACAGCCCGCTCGTCCCGAACCTCAAGGGGGCCCAGCTCGCGCTCGACCACGGCGCGGATAAGCTGGTAGTAGTGATTTCAACAACTGATGCCCATAATCTGGCAAACGTGCGCAGAACCGTGGCGGAGTCAGTGACGGATTTGCAGGCAATCTTTACGCTTGCCCGGGAGCGGAACAAACCGGTGATGGGCGCCCTGGCCGTCGCCTTCGGCTGTCCGTACCAGGGCGATGTGTCGGATGACGAGGTTTATCGCCTCGCCGACGCCTATATCAATGGCGGCGCAGCCTCGGTCATTCTTGCCGATACGACGGGAATGGCGACGCCGACCAGAATAATTAAAATGATCAAGGGATTCACGAGCCGCTTCCCCCAAATCCCCTACTCCCTCCATCTGCACAACAACCGGGGGACTGCGATGGCCAATCTCTACGCAGCGCTGGAAGCGGGCGCCGACACGTTTGACGCGGCTTTGGGCGGGATCGGCGGCTGCCCGAACGTTCCACTGGCCGCCGGCAATCTTCCCACGGAGGACGTGGTTTTCATGCTGGAAGACATGGGGTATGATACCGGCATCGATCTGCTGAAAATTATAGAAGCCGCACAGCAGCTTGAGTCAATTCTCGGCAGAACGCTGCCCGGGCAGGTGATGAAAAGCGGCCCCCGCGATCCTCTGCTGGCGGCCGCAATCTGCGGCATAACCCATTAA
- a CDS encoding TRAP transporter large permease subunit, whose amino-acid sequence MLTIFVLLLLLLMIAIGVDIFISLGLSGVLGILLFRGPDALTLAATAFFGQETTFELLALPLFVLMGNILAKSPIGGDLYTMATRWLSWLPGGLAIASIGACTVFGAVSGVSVAGVAAIGSMAVPEMLKRGYSSKIAAGSVVTAGALAMLIPPSVPFIIYSAISGESIAKLFIGGIVPGLVMATMLSLYVLIRCLISPELAPRGANAGFTWKERWSSLLEVWHTGILIIMVLGSIYAGIATPTEASAIGVVGALIIASIAYRTVNLRRIIEIIKESMRISVAIMVIIGCAMIFGSYLNMVRVPELLSNFLIDLHLHPLVLIFAIQLLLIIGGMFVDAASLIVITTPILLPLVKALGYDPLWYGIVLVINLELAVVTPPVGLNLYTLKSCVPSLSLQEIIRSSIPFLMIQLLCLILFTLYPPLSLWLPGMVK is encoded by the coding sequence ATGCTGACGATATTCGTGCTTCTGCTGCTTTTGCTCATGATCGCCATAGGGGTGGATATCTTCATCTCCCTTGGCTTATCCGGCGTTCTGGGGATACTGCTTTTCCGCGGCCCCGATGCGCTGACGCTCGCGGCAACGGCCTTTTTCGGCCAGGAAACTACCTTCGAATTGCTGGCGCTTCCCCTGTTCGTGCTGATGGGCAATATCCTGGCCAAAAGCCCGATCGGCGGCGATCTTTACACTATGGCGACCAGATGGCTCTCCTGGCTGCCCGGCGGTCTGGCCATTGCCTCAATCGGCGCCTGCACCGTCTTCGGCGCGGTAAGCGGCGTCAGCGTCGCCGGCGTTGCAGCGATCGGCTCGATGGCGGTTCCGGAGATGCTCAAACGCGGGTATTCTTCAAAAATAGCCGCTGGCTCCGTCGTCACGGCGGGCGCCCTCGCGATGCTGATCCCGCCCAGCGTTCCCTTCATAATCTACAGCGCCATCTCCGGCGAGTCCATCGCCAAGCTTTTCATCGGCGGCATCGTCCCGGGGCTGGTTATGGCCACCATGCTCAGCCTCTACGTCCTCATCAGGTGCCTCATCTCGCCCGAGCTGGCGCCCCGGGGCGCCAACGCCGGATTTACCTGGAAAGAGCGCTGGTCCAGCCTTTTAGAGGTATGGCACACTGGCATCCTGATCATTATGGTGCTGGGTTCAATCTACGCCGGCATCGCGACCCCGACGGAGGCTTCGGCGATCGGGGTCGTCGGGGCTTTAATTATTGCCAGTATCGCCTACCGCACCGTCAATCTGCGCCGGATTATCGAAATCATCAAGGAAAGCATGAGGATCAGCGTTGCCATTATGGTCATCATCGGCTGCGCGATGATCTTTGGCTCCTATCTCAACATGGTGCGTGTCCCGGAGTTGCTGAGCAATTTTCTGATCGACCTCCATCTGCATCCGCTGGTTCTGATCTTCGCGATCCAGCTCCTCCTGATTATAGGAGGAATGTTCGTGGATGCCGCCTCGCTCATCGTCATCACCACCCCAATTCTACTGCCCCTGGTGAAAGCCCTCGGCTACGATCCGCTCTGGTATGGCATTGTCCTGGTTATCAATCTCGAGCTGGCCGTCGTGACGCCTCCCGTCGGGCTGAACCTCTACACACTAAAAAGCTGCGTCCCGTCGCTTTCGCTTCAGGAAATTATCAGAAGCAGCATCCCGTTTCTGATGATTCAGTTGCTGTGTTTAATACTGTTTACGTTATATCCACCGTTAAGCCTCTGGCTGCCAGGCATGGTCAAGTAA
- a CDS encoding CoA transferase produces the protein MPLTGLKVLDLTRVVSGPFCTMLLADLGADVIKIEAPEGDPSRVTGIMGKGENPYFVNLNRNKRAITVDMKKPEGKEIIRRLAEKADIVVENFRPGVMDRLGLGYKELSALNPSLIYAAISGFGKSGPYKDRPAFDFIAQAMSGFMSLNGNEQMPPLRVGVPISDTIAGLYAAFGILAALREREKSGRGQEIQTAMVDGLISMFTFASSAFFATGELPPRNGNDHMVVSPYGLFNAADGPVAIAPSAEKNWLQLCAALKRDDLPTDPRFDTQQKRRQNRSEINEIIQGIIATKKRDEWIELLNQAGVPCGPVNNLKQVFSDPQVLHQEMVIESAQPGGPVKMPGFPVKFSRTSARLHKPSPQIGENTVSVLRELGYPEAEIDALLNAGAVFAAPGATEN, from the coding sequence ATGCCACTTACAGGATTAAAGGTTCTTGATTTGACCAGGGTCGTATCAGGCCCCTTCTGCACAATGCTCCTGGCCGATCTGGGGGCGGACGTCATCAAAATAGAGGCGCCTGAAGGCGATCCGTCCCGCGTTACCGGGATCATGGGCAAGGGCGAGAATCCCTATTTTGTAAACCTCAACAGAAATAAAAGGGCCATTACGGTTGACATGAAAAAACCAGAAGGCAAGGAGATCATTCGGCGTCTCGCTGAAAAAGCGGATATCGTTGTAGAAAATTTCCGGCCGGGGGTGATGGACCGCCTCGGCCTCGGGTACAAGGAATTGAGCGCGCTGAACCCCTCCTTGATCTACGCCGCAATCAGCGGCTTCGGCAAATCGGGCCCCTACAAGGATCGCCCCGCCTTTGATTTCATCGCCCAGGCGATGTCGGGCTTTATGAGCCTCAACGGCAACGAACAGATGCCACCGCTCCGGGTCGGAGTCCCCATCAGCGACACGATCGCGGGGCTCTATGCGGCGTTCGGAATATTGGCCGCCCTGCGGGAGCGGGAGAAGAGCGGGCGGGGCCAGGAAATCCAGACAGCGATGGTGGACGGGCTGATCAGCATGTTCACCTTCGCCTCTTCCGCCTTTTTTGCGACCGGGGAACTCCCGCCCCGCAACGGCAATGATCACATGGTTGTCTCTCCGTATGGACTCTTCAATGCCGCCGACGGCCCGGTAGCCATCGCTCCCAGCGCTGAAAAAAACTGGCTTCAGCTCTGCGCCGCGCTGAAGCGGGACGATCTCCCCACCGACCCGCGTTTTGACACCCAGCAGAAACGCCGTCAGAACAGAAGTGAAATAAATGAAATAATTCAAGGAATAATAGCGACCAAAAAACGGGACGAGTGGATCGAGCTGCTCAACCAGGCCGGGGTGCCCTGCGGTCCAGTAAACAATCTGAAGCAGGTTTTTTCCGATCCCCAGGTGCTCCATCAGGAGATGGTGATCGAGTCGGCTCAGCCCGGCGGGCCGGTCAAGATGCCGGGATTTCCGGTCAAGTTCTCCAGAACGTCCGCCCGACTGCATAAACCGTCGCCCCAGATCGGCGAGAATACCGTTTCGGTATTGCGTGAGCTGGGCTATCCGGAAGCAGAAATAGACGCTTTACTCAATGCAGGCGCTGTCTTTGCCGCTCCTGGCGCCACTGAAAACTGA
- a CDS encoding oxaloacetate decarboxylase translates to MKRKKLRELLQKPGLVRAPGAFDAWSARLVEMAGFSAVYMTGYGASASVLGQPDIGLMTMSEVVSQAGNMASAVAIPFIADGDTGYGGVLNVMRTVREFEKAGIAGLQLEDQVFPKRCGHMEGKQLIPQEEMAAKVRAAVYARQSEDFVIVARTDARAVTNLKDAIARAVAYAEAGADVLFVEAPQTIAEMKEIARELKLPLIANMVEKGKTPFLPAEELEQIGYKIAIYPVSTLYAATKAMMKVLTHLREKGSTENCLEDLVSFEEFNNLVGVGEMRALEKKFS, encoded by the coding sequence ATGAAAAGGAAAAAATTACGTGAGCTTCTACAGAAACCGGGCCTTGTGCGAGCCCCTGGCGCTTTCGACGCCTGGTCCGCGCGCCTGGTGGAAATGGCGGGTTTTTCTGCCGTCTATATGACCGGCTATGGCGCCTCGGCAAGCGTTCTCGGCCAGCCCGATATCGGCTTGATGACGATGTCGGAGGTGGTCAGTCAAGCCGGGAATATGGCTTCCGCCGTCGCTATCCCGTTTATCGCCGACGGGGATACCGGTTACGGCGGGGTTCTGAACGTCATGCGAACGGTGCGCGAGTTCGAAAAAGCGGGCATCGCCGGCCTGCAACTCGAAGATCAGGTTTTTCCCAAGCGCTGCGGACACATGGAAGGAAAACAACTCATCCCCCAAGAAGAAATGGCGGCAAAGGTACGCGCCGCCGTTTATGCGAGGCAGTCCGAAGATTTCGTCATTGTCGCCCGCACCGATGCCCGGGCGGTAACCAACCTGAAGGACGCGATCGCCCGAGCGGTTGCCTATGCCGAGGCCGGCGCGGATGTGCTCTTCGTCGAGGCGCCGCAGACTATAGCGGAGATGAAGGAGATCGCCCGCGAACTGAAACTTCCGCTGATCGCCAATATGGTCGAAAAGGGAAAGACGCCTTTTCTCCCCGCGGAGGAACTGGAGCAAATCGGCTACAAGATCGCGATCTACCCAGTTTCAACCCTATACGCAGCAACCAAGGCAATGATGAAGGTCTTGACCCACTTGCGGGAGAAAGGCTCCACGGAGAATTGTCTTGAAGACCTCGTCAGCTTTGAAGAGTTCAACAACCTTGTCGGCGTAGGCGAAATGCGCGCCCTGGAAAAGAAATTCTCGTAA
- a CDS encoding DctP family TRAP transporter solute-binding subunit: MKKHSWGKVWFAAAVFAVVQIISGPAALWAKTEIRLSNQLPPSHHISKGLAVFAEKVKEYSKGAVEVKVFDSAQLFKDTEIVEALQEGLVDSGLVPINKWSGMIPAADVFEMPFIFKDFSSTKQFIEAGAGELLDAEFQKKAVKTLFWVDYGYIQFFNNKRPLTTPADFKGLKMRSFSSGDAETLRALGSAPTVMSSSEMYMALQRGTVDGATTGMPAAVSRKLMEVQKYMTEANYTTAQFAVQANLKSWQKLPKDQQEAILKAGKDAEAWIRGAIADSEKKARETIVKAGVAIQTLTPANRKLFIAATEPVRKNFADKTGALAKKLMDIALGMK; this comes from the coding sequence ATGAAGAAGCATAGTTGGGGAAAGGTTTGGTTTGCGGCCGCGGTATTTGCGGTGGTGCAGATAATAAGCGGACCCGCAGCATTGTGGGCGAAGACGGAAATAAGACTTTCTAACCAGTTGCCGCCTTCCCACCACATTTCCAAGGGGCTGGCAGTATTTGCCGAAAAGGTAAAGGAGTATTCCAAAGGCGCGGTTGAGGTGAAGGTGTTTGATTCCGCGCAGCTTTTCAAGGATACAGAGATTGTCGAGGCGCTTCAGGAAGGACTGGTCGATTCCGGGCTTGTTCCCATCAACAAATGGTCGGGAATGATTCCCGCTGCCGATGTCTTTGAGATGCCGTTCATTTTCAAGGATTTCTCTTCAACAAAGCAATTCATCGAAGCGGGGGCAGGGGAGCTGCTCGACGCGGAGTTCCAGAAAAAGGCCGTTAAAACCCTTTTTTGGGTTGATTACGGCTACATCCAGTTTTTCAACAACAAACGTCCTCTAACAACCCCCGCTGATTTCAAGGGGCTGAAAATGAGATCCTTCAGCAGTGGCGATGCCGAGACGCTCCGGGCGCTCGGCTCGGCGCCTACGGTCATGAGTTCCTCGGAGATGTATATGGCGCTCCAGCGGGGAACGGTTGACGGGGCGACAACCGGAATGCCTGCCGCGGTTTCCCGCAAGCTTATGGAAGTGCAGAAGTACATGACGGAGGCAAACTATACGACGGCGCAATTTGCCGTGCAGGCGAATCTGAAGAGCTGGCAGAAGCTGCCGAAGGATCAGCAGGAAGCCATCCTGAAAGCAGGGAAAGATGCCGAGGCATGGATCCGTGGGGCAATTGCCGATTCGGAAAAAAAGGCCAGGGAGACGATTGTAAAGGCGGGGGTGGCGATTCAGACGCTGACGCCGGCAAACCGCAAGCTGTTTATCGCGGCGACCGAGCCGGTGCGCAAGAACTTTGCCGACAAGACAGGCGCTTTGGCCAAAAAACTGATGGATATCGCGCTGGGAATGAAATAA
- a CDS encoding TRAP transporter small permease, protein MNEPAGIIPGLSKTTGILGQAAMAFMVVSIFYDVLMRYIFAAPTHWALEVNTFLLLFVCTIPTADVLSSGVHIRVTFLTERLSGRVVQRLGVLRGALGILFCTAMIWKGSVMTIQAWQHHDRMSTSLGTPMFIPYLFLPLGFLLLALQYAVLIKSGLTPPGDAKAGPQI, encoded by the coding sequence ATGAATGAACCGGCGGGAATCATTCCAGGGCTTTCCAAAACTACAGGCATCCTGGGACAGGCGGCGATGGCCTTCATGGTGGTCAGCATCTTTTACGATGTGCTGATGCGCTACATCTTTGCCGCCCCGACCCATTGGGCGCTGGAGGTTAATACGTTCCTGCTCTTGTTCGTCTGCACGATCCCGACAGCGGATGTTCTGAGTTCCGGGGTTCACATCCGCGTCACCTTTCTGACCGAGCGGTTGTCAGGGCGCGTTGTTCAACGACTGGGAGTTCTTCGCGGCGCGCTGGGAATTCTTTTCTGCACCGCGATGATCTGGAAAGGCTCAGTGATGACCATTCAGGCCTGGCAGCACCATGACCGGATGTCCACATCGCTCGGCACGCCGATGTTCATTCCCTATCTTTTTCTCCCGCTTGGTTTTTTACTGCTGGCGCTTCAGTATGCGGTTCTTATCAAGTCAGGATTGACTCCGCCGGGGGACGCAAAAGCCGGACCGCAGATTTGA